Below is a window of Ctenopharyngodon idella isolate HZGC_01 chromosome 7, HZGC01, whole genome shotgun sequence DNA.
TGATTAATATTGAACCAGGTTGAGAAGCGAGATTGTAGGCTACTTGTACAGCAGAAACCAtgagctgtgccctatagagaatgatgtgattgcaatcAGATTGAGTTAAAGGGATCATGAAtcgagaaatcaacttttccttgagcttttgatatttAAGaagtcatcgtactataagaatatccagtaagtttcagaactgaaaacttccttgttagtcaaataaaagcttttattgacaccaggcccgtTGAAcaactgatcctggaatgtgcctatctatgATAGGTGAAACcccgcctccacagaagaaatcaacacctacttcatcattgcaatgttagccccacccactggcgtgttagtgagatgaggaggagaggagagatacgggactaaaaataacattacctttcaaaggatgattaaactatattaaaaaaGCGAACAAAGAAAGCTCCATTTGATTTGGATTCAACTGTCTAGCCCCTCTGATGGGGCTCATGTTTCCCAATCGATTGGCCAGACACCGGGGCATGGTTCGCTGCGATGGCTGCCACATACACTTTGAGCGTGAAGGGGGCGCGCCCGCCATCCAGCAGACCATTTTTGAGCATAAAGGCACGTTGTGGAAAGGGGCTCTTGCCTCTGAGATTGTTCTCATGGCCCCCTTGGGGGAAGTCTGACAGCTCCCGTCGAGGAGGCCAAACATGCAGGTCCCAGAACTCCGGTTGAGGGTGCCAAATTGTCCACTGTGCCTGAGAGAGAAGGCCTCTCTTCAGCAGTATAGGCCATAGGTGTGCTGACAGCAGCTGGATTAATTCTGGAAACCAAGGCTGGTTCTGCCAGCATGGTGCCACCAGAAGAACTGAACATTTCTCTTCCCTGATCCAACAAATGTGTGACGAGCTGCAAGAGCAGGGCTACTGGAAAGAAGGCGTAAAGGTGCAGGCGAGGCCATTTCTGGGCCAGCACATTCTACGGAAAGTATGTCTAGCAGTGGGAGTTCTCTTTCGTCGCAAAGAGATCCACATCTGCCTGACCGAAGGTGTGCCATATTGCATTGACTgcctgggggtggagtctcTATTCCCCCAGGGGCAGTTCATATGTGACAGCATGTCTGGTCCTACGTTCGAAGAGCCAAGCATGTGAACTGCTAACAATAAACCATGTGAAATGAACAGTTAATATGCTCAGAGATTTTACATCAGTGCACTAGGCCACTTCTGAGGATATTATCACCAACATACAACCAAAATCATCTGATTAGACTTTCTCTTGTAATTGTTGCCATAATAAACATACATCAGAAAGACACAGCTAAATCAACCAGAGAAAAACTAACAAGAGttaagggtcaagagcccaactaaagcaagcactgaccaccataatggtgacatttaactttttttttcaacaagacatcaacatctaaacctctgttaattctcattaagaagttttgtatgaaagaaataaagtcatattgtaataagtgaagatgctgagatcttgagagatctgttagtgtttaatgttctgttgttgccagtcatttcaattaattcaggaaatacctgtaaaataacagtgtttttggtttatttaaattacactgtaaaaaaaatcctaattttatggaaaataactgtgattttttttacggtcattttctattattttaaattatactcaaaactctgtaaaattacaaataatgtatgtatgtaaattaacaactcggctgttattttatgtattatgacattaattaaaaattacagtaattcacatattttttacagaacatttactgtattttttctgttttcttaaattacaaacaaatgtatgtaaaattacaaaaataatcagtaattaatcagtaacaaaacagttaaatgataaaacagtcAAATGAATGCCAAAAAACCCTGtagaattaaagtaaaatatcctaatttaaataaaccaaaaaacactgttattttacaggtattttcTGAATTATTACGATCAAAtaccttcactttaaaaaaaatcataaaaaaacgGTCAATGActggcaacaaaaaaaaattcttttattttacaggtatttcctgatttgattcaaatgactgacagcaacagaacattaaacactaacagatctctcaagatctcagcatcttcacttattacagtcTAGACTTTATTCCTTTTATACAAaggttcttattgagaattaacaaagatttagatgttgatgttttattgaaaaaaaaaaaaaaagtttgatgtcaccattatggaggtgagcgtttgctttagttgggctcttgacccttgacgtTTACCATGTCAGTTTTTCTCTGACTGATTTaactctgtgtttttaatgcagGTTTGTTAAAAGTGCTGGAAAAAGCTCTGATCAGAGGTTTTACTGCTTGTTGATGAAATATTTATCATGAAGTGGTCTGATTCACTGAAatcacatgtttttttttcacagagacatcagtaatcaacatatgaatctcaacaatggtgacaatcaattaagctttttttgtgacttttgtGAGTTGatctgaattttttattttttttgtcaccattgttgagtttcatacactgattcttgatgtctgtgtaaGTCTGCATGACcttgacaaaacattttctgcaCCCAAAACATAACTATTAAGTGTCTAGCAAGGGACATTGGCAGTATGTAAAGTATTATACGATACTGTAAAGAAATCATGCCATCTGATGCACCAGGAAGTATCAAGTTTGGGGTAATATTAAAtagctattttaatttaaaaaatagcacTAATCCATGAAATAACATGTTGAACAATAAAGTCAGAAATCAAGTAAGGGGCAATATTTGCCCTATTAAAAATTTACTTTCAGGGtcattttttacctttatacatgcattttttttctagctCTGTCACAAACGgtctgggaatgttagattaacgttagaataacgttatgagaacgttaaattaactttagaataatgttatacaaaccaaaacattctgggaacgttagattaacaatagaataacgttctgggaaccaaaaactaacattctgggaacgttagattaacgatagaataacgttctgggaacgttagattaatgttagaataacgttatgcaAACCAAAAacgaacgttctgggaatgttagattaacattatgagaatgttagattaactttagaataacgttgaacaaaccaaaaactaacgttctgggaacgttagattaacgttagaataacgttctgggaatgttagattaactttagaataacgttatacaaacgttagattaaatgattaaattaaattaaatcagtaCCAACAAATCTTTGCAACATAAAAGTGGTACAGAAGCTCTCATCTGAAGTGGCATTAGATGTAAGATTTGTGCAATTTCAATTGCAGTGTATGCCACCTCTGAGCTGTATTAAACAGTCCAGGTTGTTTAATACAGCTCAGAGGTGGCATACACTGCAATTGAAATTgcacaaataatataatatttaaatataaaattgctATATTTGCTGAtaatgctgattcattcagaaacaatgaaacaaaagaTAATAATAACTGTGCCAGAGCAACCTACAGTAAACCTACTTTTTCCCTATACACTGATGGCCTATCAATATTATTTTTGCCAGAATATCGTTTACGCCATGTCAGAATTACCCCACGGGAttccaaatttttaaaaaaagttcttGTAGAACTTGTAATTACACTTTTCtgagagatgttttttttttttttttatccttacctttgttttatctgttaatagttttttaatgaattgttaataaatttacatttcaaactttcgataaaaatatttgtaaaatgttgTTTGTCAGTGTTATTGTCTTATGTTCagatatttgtattatatacatatatatatatatatatatatatatatactgtatatatatatactgtatatatatactgtttatatatatatattatcaggATTAATGCTTCACAAATGAATTGTAGAAATGtgaaaaacactttaaacaATCATTACTCAGGAATTCAAAAAAAGATAACTAGATGTagtattacaattaaaattattattataagcatTACTTATGGAAATTTTGGGTAAAAGTGGGTAAAATTTACTTGAAAAagagtatttttaattaaagccACCAAGAATTGTGTTTAGTCCTAAACACATTTACTTGAACCAACAGTTTTTTTTAGATAAGAATGCAGCAAATGACTGATGAAAAAAAGCTCAACACATACATGTGGCAGGACAAAAATATTGGAGTCACTGCCTGTCTTTTTTCATCTGATTGCTCTGATGTTGACCTGATAATAAAGGTTTCTTAAACTCAGTGGCCTAGTTAACATGGCTATAAATAGATTTATGTACTTTCTGCAAAGTCTCGCGATGAGTAAAAAAAGACTAACCATAATATCTTCTCTAACAGACATGCCATGTTTTGAAGAATAAAAGCGTATTATTATGACAATTACAAAGCAACTGTAAGGTTTATATGTAGTATGTGATCTAAATGTCTGCAGAATGTGCTGAGTGATATTCCTGTAATACATTTGGAGTTGCCACCTGTTTTATTGCTGAACACTGTTGCTAGAGAGCACAACAGGTGACAAAACACAGATTTCAGTgacaaaagtgatagtaaagaatCAAATTAATTCTTAATTTCTGTAAGTTCTTGCACTTTAAATAAAGGCCTATAAGTGAAAGAGTTATATTTCTCTGCCTGTTTCAGGGACATGATTTAGTGAAAGATGTGTGTTTATGTCAGGTTTTGCATACTACATTGttgggaccaaatgtccccaaaaGGACAGGACACAAAACTGAAATCACCTACATTGTAGGGACCAATCAAcatacaaaatttattttaattaaaattatatttctgtGGTAGGTAGGTTGTGTAAGAGTGTAGAAAACATCATCAgttcaatataaaaacaataaaacttgATAGAAAGTCCACATtatagaaaaacaaatgtgtgtgtgtgtgtgtttattttgggGGAGGGGAGGGGAGAGTCTCATTGGCTTAAGAAAATATCTGCTTCCTTAAAGAGAACAGAGAAGCTGTACGGGAAACCTATATAAACTCAACTAATGTTATAGACTGACACTCTTTCCCTCTAATTTCATTTGAACGTTCTGCTGCACACGGTAAGGTGAGTCtctatcattctatccatctctagggtttagcACTCTAACATTTGAGCATGCCATAGATCTTCAAAAGATCTCGCTCATGCTGAGCAGCCAGACACAGCCAAGAAATCAGAGCAATAAGCTCGATAATATGCTTGTGTACTGGAGGAAGGTCCTAGAGATAAAACTAACAGGCTAAGTGGCTTTTGCCTATGatataatgctgtttttgttattGTAGAGATTATGAATATGTTTTGATGTCTTCTTTATGGATGatcaattttaactttttaaaccattgtaatgtcaaatgctaaaaagtttttattaggcccctaatttgattttttatatagtctatatatcattaagcacatttttttatacattcaaagcatacacttttaaaaataaaggttatttatttgcatctatggttccatgaagaagctttaacattcatggaacctttccattacACAAtaagttctttatagtggaaaaaggttctttagatttttaaaatgttcttcacactaagaaaaaaaaaaacagtaacactttagtatggggaacacatattcactattatgAATATAACTTTTCCCTCAGTAagctcctaatttactgcttatttaatagttagtaaggtagttgttgaagtggttaagttcaggtattgggtaggataaagggatgtagaatatggtcaagcagaataaggcattaatatgtgctttataagtactaacaAACAGCCAATGCACaggctaataagcaactagttaaaagtgataATTGCTccccatactgaagtgttacctcttttcttttaagaactgaaaggttctttgcagatctaaaaattgttcttctatgcttttggaacctttattagTGTATCACTAATAAAGTGTGAGTGTATCACCACATATTGCAGATTACCTTCATACATCTGATGATATATGCATGTATGGAGACCACAACTCATTTTAGAAAACAGAACGTCCTAACTGAGTCCACGTTCAatccaaaatctttttttttggcAGGAAAAGTATAGAACTAATATAGTTCTTCAGACTAGCAGAAAGTATTTTTACAGTTGTGGAGGGTTTCAGCTGTTAGGTGTTGAAGCCGAGGAGATTCTTCAAGAGGCAGCAAGTTGACTGTCAGCTGTCTCATCTTCTGTTTTGGGTGCAGACCACTTCCTACAAAGGAACACTAAAAAAAGAGCACAAGACAACTGCTTCTCAAATTCAAACCCTTAAACACCTAACATTTCTGTGGGTACTGACACTTACACACACCCATGTACACCAGCCGTCTCTCTTTCACATTATCCCAAGACAAATTTAGACCTGCTACAGGAACAGTGACTGAATACAAATTGTTTCCATTAGATTGAAGGCAGCGACACCCCCTCCTGCCACCCACAGGCATCTTCACCTTCACAGGGGTCGCCACAAAGAGACCAGCAAGATGTCTGAGTATGTATTGAGTTACAACATCATGATGTTTGTGTGCTGTGAAAATGATTGTATCAATCAGTCATCGATCACTAAACTTATCAAATACATTTAGCGTCAAGCTCCAATCAAATgatcattttgtatttattatgataCACACTAGAATACATGcctaaataatacaattatcaAAAGCACAGTGCTTTTTCTGGAGTTCCATCTCTCAGCCATAATCATCCCAGTCACTGAATGATTCTTTCTGTGCTCTCTGAAATTGTAAACATTTGCTTTCTGATAGGAAAAAGATGACGTCCAGCCGTAGGCACCATTTGAAGGTATGGTCATCTCTTTCTTCATGAGATCTGAGCTATATGAACTGTCAGTGACTCACTTGTTGATTACTGTCTATGCTTCTTCTCGGACTTTGTGCTTCAGAGCTTGTTGCTTCAGATCGCTCATGGGCTTTTGGAGGAAGAGGCAGCTGAGGCAgaacaagaaaaacaacaatacaTGGAAGAGAACTGCCCTGCTCTCTCACTGCCTGGAAGCATGCAGGAActacaggtacacacacacacacaccaccagATGTGGTGTCATCGACCACAGAATCGACCAAGAATCACAAGATTACAGTACGTCACTTCTCAGACTTTCCACAATCCGTCAATTGAATATGTTCAGTCAGTGAATACAAGCACCAACCAATGGCAACAGATGTAGAATGGagtaacacactgatccaagaaataaaatgtcaaagtgTCACTACAAAGTTGCCATTAGACGGCTAAtgtcggtgcagtgtgaattggcctgaCAATCACACCATCTTATTCTATTGCAGGTATTGCTGTGTGATGTGTAAATGTGCAAAAGTTCAGATGAATAGGCTATGTGTAAAAATGTGTGGAAAAATCTGCATGTATCTTTGTGTAAAGGAACTGTGTAGGAAGTTGCACCAGCAGATTGATGCCATTGATGAACAAAGATACGATATGGAGACCAAAGTGGCCAAGTCAAACAAGGAGGTACTTAATTGTTCTGTTCTACTTCTAGAAATGTATTTAACTTCTGTAACTTCTACaacctaaactttttttttgttctcttgaGATTGATGATCTGAAGATAAAGGTTCAGGACCTGAAAGGTAAATTTAAGAAACCCGTTCTGAAGAAAGTGCGTATGTCTGCTGATGCCATGCTGCAGGCCCTGCTGGGCTCCAAACACAAAGTGTCTCTGGACCTGAGAGCCAACCTTAAACAGGTCAAGAAAGAGGTCAAGGAGGAGGTGAGCATTAAAAGCCTTTTAACAGAGACATTTTACAGCAAAGGTAGTCAGTTGTAAAACATGCAGTATAAGATAATGAATGACaaagtagaaaaataaaattttctgtATGCTAAAAGTTAAGAAAAAAGCTAATAACATGAGAAGGCTTGTAGTTTTGAAACATTGTACTTTTTCTGCTGCTGCAGGAGAAGGAGGCAGTGGGAGACTGGCGTAAAAACATCGAGGATAAGGCCGGTATGGATGGCAGGAAGAAGATGTTTGAGTCTGAGGCCTAAATCTATTTTTCTTCAACAATTTTACATTTCCATTCAATGATTTATTCGGTTAGGTTGTCTTAATTAGGCTGTCTTAATTCTTGTGGTCTTCAGGGTTTTGAGAGATAAAAGTGGTAATGTTACAGTATCTATTGTGTGACGTTATGTTACAGATGGTAAAAGTAATGTACCGTATGAAGGAGGTTTTGATGTAtgtgatggttggttttgcaGCTGAGGCTTTAAATTGGTAAAAATTTATAAACAATCTGATTTTGGCCCTTTGCAATTAGAATGTATAAATTGACTTTGGTCAGTAAAACGCATTTAAATACTCAAAACAGTATTGAGAGGAGctgctgtaaaaataaaaataaagtacaaaTCAAAGAATCAAAGTTTTACGTTCTGCTATTTTTATACCAAACATTATTTCATCTTCACCAGTCAAATGTACATTTACTGGCCCCTTTATTAgctacaccttgctagtaccagGATGGACCCCCCTTTTGCCTTccgaactgccttaattctt
It encodes the following:
- the LOC127515841 gene encoding troponin I, fast skeletal muscle-like translates to MSEKKMTSSRRHHLKSLLLQIAHGLLEEEAAEAEQEKQQYMEENCPALSLPGSMQELQELCRKLHQQIDAIDEQRYDMETKVAKSNKEIDDLKIKVQDLKGKFKKPVLKKVRMSADAMLQALLGSKHKVSLDLRANLKQVKKEVKEEEKEAVGDWRKNIEDKAGMDGRKKMFESEA